TTCTTAAAAGAAATGCCGATAAGATATACAGGATTTCAATTTTTTGGGTTTAAAAATGGAAACAAAAGATAAAAGAAATATCGAAATACCAGAGACGGTTGAGTCCATTATGAAAGAAAATGTCGTCGCAATATCACCGGATGATTCGCTGAGGCAGGTTCGAAGGCTTTTTCAGAGATACAGATTTCATCATTTACCTGTTGTGGAAAACGGGGTAATTATCGGGATAGTATCCGACCGTGATCTTCTCAAACAGCTGAGCCCGTTTCTGGAAACCGTATCCAGTCAACCGCGTGACAGGTTTATCCTCAACAAAAAAGCCCACCAGATTATGACCCGAAAGCCTATAACAGTAAAAAAATACACAAGCATA
This genomic interval from Nitrospinota bacterium contains the following:
- a CDS encoding CBS domain-containing protein, with protein sequence MGLKMETKDKRNIEIPETVESIMKENVVAISPDDSLRQVRRLFQRYRFHHLPVVENGVIIGIVSDRDLLKQLSPFLETVSSQPRDRFILNKKAHQIMTRKPITVKKYTSIRDACKTMLTNRISCLPVVDSNRHIKGILTWRDIFNVLLKFYPDPQKPID